The Pseudobacteriovorax antillogorgiicola genome segment AAGGGGGTGAGCAATAGCTCCTGGCCTTCGAATACCATGCTTTCCACACGCTGACTTGCGCCCGCAATCTGGCACACTAAAACAACAGACAATAGAATTGTGCACATTTGCCTGATCATGTTTTAGCCTCCGTAATTCCATATTGAACTGTGCTTGTAATTATACCGCGAGTCCCTCCATGACAACGAATAAAATTGGTGCATCACGTCACCTGTGCTGGGATTCTAAACGAGTCACGATATACCAGGTTTACAGCCTAATTTTGTGCAGTAATATTAGCTGGATATAGTTTGAACACATTTTTTTCTGGAAGTTAATTTTTTTAAAACTGAAGCATCACAGCGACAGAACACATCTTTCACAGAGCCTTGATTTTTACGAGTGGAGGCTGGTATCCCTGGTATCAATGAAGAAACACCAGGGGAGGACTCCACTATGACATGTTATACGATCGGCCTTGTTGCTTGTTTTTTCTGGCTCTTCTCCACACCAATCCTAGCCTTAAATTTGGAATGTCAGGGAACTCTGAATCCCAATCGACAAGTTACGGTTAGCTCCGACTCTGGAAAGATAATCGGGAAAATCTATGAGGGTAATACTCTCCTTCGCCAGGGGACAGTATCACCTTTCAAGAGCGTTGATAAGCCAGGTGGGGCTGGGGAGTCTCGCAAAATCTTGAGGTCTGGAAACCCCTTAAGAGGGGGCTTTCACATCCGGCTCGTGGAGAAAAATGCCAAATTTCCAAACAAAGCGGGGCAAGGTCATGTGACATTCAAACACGAGGGACGCACGTTCAACGACATCATTCGCTGCAAAGAAAAGAAAGCACGATAGCCTTCTTTGGCAATGCATATCTTTCGAATAACACGTGAACAGTCGCTAATTTAGAGGCCGATCATCAGAACTCGCCACTTCATTAAGGAAGGTTACAGCGGCTTGAAACAGAGGGAACGCTAGTGCGACTCCACTGCCATCATCCAAGTCCAGACCAAGACTCATGAGTGATTCTTGAACAAGTTGATCGAGTGCCAGAGCCTGCCCAGGGTGGGCACTATCCTGACAAACGAAGACAAAGTCTGCTACTTCAGGGGCAACCCTACTGGCAAGTAATGCCATCACCGCACCGATATAGCCATCTACCAATATGGTGATGTGATTTGAAGCGCACTGCAACATGGCTCCAAGCATCATTGCAAACTCAAAGCCTCCAAACAGCCTCAAGATTTCCCATGGATCTTGGATATCGCCATGAACCAGCTGGATGTCTTTAAAGAAAAGTTGGTAATCTTCTTCGTTTTGTCTTAGTAGGTTTGCTTCTCCATCACCCAGAAGATAGCCCAGGATACAGTCGGCGGAAAGCCTGCCACCGACCCCACAGGTTCCGAGCCCAAGGACATTGGTGCCAGCCTTACAACGAGCCCTCACCAAATCTCCACCAAGCCTCAAAGCTCGTTCAAGCTGTCCATGGCTCATCGCTGCCTCGCGTTTGCAATTTTTTGTGCTGGCACCGATCCGCCGCGACAAAACCTGGGGATGGTCGACTGGCTGCTTCAAGCCAGCATCTACAACCCGCAGCATCATTCGATTCAATCTCGCAAAGGCACACACGGAAGCTCCACCTTGAGCAACATTTAAGGTTTGATGTCGTGACCAAAGCTGTGGTGTAGCGCAAATAGCTTCCTCTGCAACTCCATGATCTCCAGCAAAAAGAAACAGGGACGGTTGATTCAAGAAAGGTTTTGGCGTGCCTTGGATCAAGGCTAGGCGCAAGGCAACATCCCTGACGACGCCCATCGCCCCCATGGGGGGGACTTTATGAGCGATATAAGATTCGATCTGCTCTTGCTTCGAGCGGCTCATCGCTGCAATTTCAAATGGGATGTTCATGATCTGCGATTCCTATTTGGTGACAATCTCAGACAAGGTTCACACCCACAGCAGCAAAGATAGCTGCACGGAGCCGGTAGCACAGCAGGGTGAGAACGAAGACTTTTGACTCCTAGAAATAAACCTTGTCTGACAAGGAAAATCAACTGTCCGTGGAAGGTGACACCTTGCGGCTTACCCGTATAGCTGATGACAGCTTCTCATGAATATCTTCTAAGTCTTGCAAGCGGGCATTGTGACAGTAGAACGGAATCTTGCGCCAGCGAGGATCTTTGCGCTCTAGCGGTGGGGGATCGGAGCTTTGAAACCAGGCCCCCTTTAAACGTGGAGTGCAGCTTAAAAAAACTAGAGAATCTGGCCATTCTGTGATGCATTGTTGAAGATACCGGGATAAGTCCAGAAAAAATTCAGCCGCCTGCCTCAATCGAATCCGTGAGCCGAGCCGTGACTTGCCTTTCTGTGCCAGATAGCTGAGCTGAGACTTGCCCTGACTTTTACGAACCATATACTTCTGGATATTCTTCGATCGGATCAAGCGGTCCCCTTCTGCGATTCCTATTGCAGCACGACCAGCTTGCATGATAATGATGATAAATGGCTGGTTTTCCTCGATTTGCTTAAGCAATCGTGACGGATAGGCTAGCTCCCCCGTCCGGAGAACCACAGGCACTTCAAGACAGTGCTCCCCAGCCTGATCTTTAATCATGATTTCATCAATGTGAATATCATAAGTCGCATCTTTCGGCGGAAAGCTCAACAGCCACTGATGAAACTGATGGTACGATAATGATTTTTGACTCATAGCACACAAGCCCCCCTTCAAGGAGAGATTAATTTATGAAAAAATGGGCTACATGGCAAGAACATGGCTTTTTTGAACAGCCACAGGAATTTTTTGATGCTGTGGAAGCGAACGGATTTCGCGACTATCCGGAACTTGGAGCCCTGCGCCAGGTACCCCAGGATAGCATATGGCACCCAGAGGGTGACGTCTGGACCCACACCAAGCTCGTGTGTATCGAGGCCGAAAGGCTGGCAAGAAGCTACGGTCTTTCCAAGGAGGAAACTCAGGCTGTTTTGCTTTCAGCTCTTTGTCACGATCTAGGCAAAGCAACTTGCACTCACTTTTGGAAGGGTCGCTGGTGCTCACCAAAACATGGCCCCGTAGGTGAGCGCAGTACACGACTATTACTACAGCGAATTAATTGCCCCCAGGAGACCATTGACCTCGTAGTACCATTGGTTCGCGAGCACCTTAGCCATGCAAACCTAAAAGACCCTAGTGAGAGGGCTGTAAGACGTTTGCTTTCCCGCTTGCAACCAGCACCCTTTCACTTGCTCAAAGTACTTGTTGAGGCTGACTTGAGTGGTCGGCCACCTCTCCCCAAAGGACTCCCAAGCTATTGGCCAAAAATAGAAGCTGTGATTCAATACCTTGAAAATAAAACCTAAATCAAACCCTCTTAAATGGAATCACCCACTACCTAAGGCCTCGACAAGTAAGTATTTTATATTTTATTTCAATAAGTTGAATCTCAAATCATAAGTTTTTGCAAAGACTCGCCGAAGTTGACTTCACGGTCATTTGCGTAGGAAAAAAGATTGAGTTCACAGGCTAAAAAAACAGATCTACCTCCAGAGGATGAGTTTGAGAAACTCCGGAGAGAACTGAAATCTTACAAAGAACGGGAAGAGAAAGCGATCAACGATCGTACCAATCTCCAGTACCTGCTCTATACAACACGTGATATGACCGAGATCGAAAGTCTCAACGAGATGATCCAGCTGGTCTTGGAAAGACTTTACAACACCTATCGCCCATGGGGATTTGCCCTACTTATAGAAAACGCTGACCGCCCCACTGTTATCGAATATATGGGTTTTCTTGGTTTAGGCAATGATTCCAAAAGATTGGTACTCTCTCACCATGAGATCATCACCAATGACATCGCTAAAACAGGCGGCATGAACGACGACGACATCGATTTATTCTTCGATGATGATAAAGACGATGACTTCATGTTTACTGTAGGCCCTGCTGAAACGGAAGACGATAAGAAGCCCAAGGTAGATGTGGACGAGGATACAGATAATCATAACTATGTGTATGGTAGTGATAAGGAAGCAGTCTCTAAAATCCTTGCCCCTGATGGCGATGCTGAATGGATGGTCATGCCGGGTAACATTGGAGAAGAACACGAACTAAAGGTATTTATCCGCGGCGTAACAATCGACTCAGAAACACTCGCTACCATTCGTCTATTTCTAAGCCTGGTTTCAGCATTGATTCATAACCATCTCTTGCAGAACAAGCTAGAAAAGCTAGCCAATACCGATGCGCTCACAGGGCTTGTCAATCGCGGGGGACTCGATGCCTCCATGGAGCAATACAAGCACATGGCTCGGGAGACCGATGAGTTTGTATTTGCCATCATTGCCATTGACGTTAACGGTTTGAAGTATGTGAACGAC includes the following:
- a CDS encoding nicotinate-nucleotide--dimethylbenzimidazole phosphoribosyltransferase, with the translated sequence MNIPFEIAAMSRSKQEQIESYIAHKVPPMGAMGVVRDVALRLALIQGTPKPFLNQPSLFLFAGDHGVAEEAICATPQLWSRHQTLNVAQGGASVCAFARLNRMMLRVVDAGLKQPVDHPQVLSRRIGASTKNCKREAAMSHGQLERALRLGGDLVRARCKAGTNVLGLGTCGVGGRLSADCILGYLLGDGEANLLRQNEEDYQLFFKDIQLVHGDIQDPWEILRLFGGFEFAMMLGAMLQCASNHITILVDGYIGAVMALLASRVAPEVADFVFVCQDSAHPGQALALDQLVQESLMSLGLDLDDGSGVALAFPLFQAAVTFLNEVASSDDRPLN
- a CDS encoding HD domain-containing protein, with protein sequence MKKWATWQEHGFFEQPQEFFDAVEANGFRDYPELGALRQVPQDSIWHPEGDVWTHTKLVCIEAERLARSYGLSKEETQAVLLSALCHDLGKATCTHFWKGRWCSPKHGPVGERSTRLLLQRINCPQETIDLVVPLVREHLSHANLKDPSERAVRRLLSRLQPAPFHLLKVLVEADLSGRPPLPKGLPSYWPKIEAVIQYLENKT
- a CDS encoding GGDEF domain-containing protein, coding for MSSQAKKTDLPPEDEFEKLRRELKSYKEREEKAINDRTNLQYLLYTTRDMTEIESLNEMIQLVLERLYNTYRPWGFALLIENADRPTVIEYMGFLGLGNDSKRLVLSHHEIITNDIAKTGGMNDDDIDLFFDDDKDDDFMFTVGPAETEDDKKPKVDVDEDTDNHNYVYGSDKEAVSKILAPDGDAEWMVMPGNIGEEHELKVFIRGVTIDSETLATIRLFLSLVSALIHNHLLQNKLEKLANTDALTGLVNRGGLDASMEQYKHMARETDEFVFAIIAIDVNGLKYVNDTFGHEAGDKLINTVGDILRRSCRKTDVISRSGGDEFIILCPNTNFEKTIAIVDRIRKYEQETKLTFTHKETGATESVSVRMSLGVADSDEFEPSKVLAEADHRESLDKQEYYKTHKKYR